One part of the Tolypothrix sp. NIES-4075 genome encodes these proteins:
- a CDS encoding S1 family peptidase, translating into MNWRKFTLIACVGSLCLTLSTWAVNVSSNKLAKPQLSVTELSIKQLEKQGQAITVKVISRDVLGSGILLKRQGNFYTVLTNAHVLRSQNPPYRIQTNDNRFWVADVPKTIRFGQNDLALLQFRSSGIIYSVASFGSSPAVGDEVFAGGFPSQEEETGKKGFALTTGKISLRLHKALEGGYQFGYTNDIQKGMSGGPLLNRRGEVVGVNGMHAYPLWDAPSMFADGSEADAALHKKITRLSWAVPIETVIKLIGD; encoded by the coding sequence ATGAATTGGCGTAAATTTACACTGATTGCTTGTGTGGGCAGTTTATGTCTCACGTTGTCAACATGGGCAGTAAATGTCAGTAGTAATAAGTTAGCAAAACCGCAATTATCGGTTACTGAACTATCGATAAAGCAGTTGGAGAAGCAAGGGCAAGCTATTACCGTGAAGGTAATATCGCGAGATGTATTAGGCTCAGGAATTTTACTAAAAAGGCAGGGCAACTTTTATACTGTGCTGACGAATGCTCATGTGTTGCGATCGCAGAACCCCCCGTATCGCATTCAGACAAACGATAATCGGTTCTGGGTGGCTGATGTGCCTAAAACTATTCGCTTTGGGCAAAATGATTTGGCTTTATTGCAGTTCCGCAGCAGTGGCATTATTTATAGTGTGGCATCTTTTGGTTCTTCACCGGCGGTGGGGGATGAAGTATTTGCAGGTGGGTTTCCCTCTCAAGAAGAGGAAACTGGAAAAAAAGGCTTTGCATTAACTACTGGTAAAATATCGCTGAGGCTGCATAAAGCTTTGGAGGGAGGATATCAGTTTGGGTATACCAATGATATCCAAAAGGGCATGAGCGGCGGACCATTGTTAAATCGTCGAGGTGAAGTTGTGGGTGTGAATGGAATGCACGCATATCCACTGTGGGATGCACCTTCTATGTTTGCTGATGGTTCGGAAGCTGACGCAGCTTTGCACAAAAAAATTACTCGTCTGAGTTGGGCTGTACCGATAGAGACTGTTATTAAGTTGATTGGAGATTAA